One genomic region from Esox lucius isolate fEsoLuc1 chromosome 24, fEsoLuc1.pri, whole genome shotgun sequence encodes:
- the si:ch211-63p21.1 gene encoding uncharacterized protein si:ch211-63p21.1 isoform X3: MMGASCGEVGVVCLCGTGPCPLSSEARTSTPDALKCEHCVNNRVMITRYSEGYGTEEECVLSDPQGDSDADADIEDTDCRLHEPGSLQRISSRRRKRQRIARQDTTESEDDGGRSHRSHRWNLRLSPHRAHNRTILEESISQVRPLVICRPSVGDGLGPPVEEPRTFHKWLLSLWPSSLSLPVMLLLFLPLSVSLVIFIMSFLLPRAST; the protein is encoded by the exons ATG atGGGGGCGAGTTGTGGAGAGGTCGGcgtagtgtgtttgtgtggtacTGGCCCCTGCCCACTGTCCTCTGAAGCACGTACATCAACGCCA GACGCACTGAAATGCGAACACTGTGTTAACAACCGAGTGATGATTACGAGGTACTCGGAGGGATACGGCACAGAG GAGGAGTGTGTTCTGTCGGACCCTCAGGGAGACAGCGACGCGGACGCTGACATCGAGGACACGGACTGCAG ACTGCACGAGCCGGGTTCTCTCCAGCGTATCAGCTCGCGGAGACGTAAGCGGCAGCGAATAGCACGACAGGACACCACGGAGAGTGAGGACGACGGCGGGAGGAGTCACAGAAGTCACCGCTGGAACCTCAGACTCAGTCCCCACCGGGCCCACAACAGAACCATTCTGGAG gAGAGTATATCACAGGTCAGACCTCTGGTTATCTGTCGGCCCAGTGTCGGAGACGGTCTGGGGCCTCCAGTGGAAGAGCCCAGAACTTTCCACAAATGGCTTCTGTCCCTGTGGCCCTCGTCCCTCTCGCTGCCCGTcatgctcctcctcttcctccccctgtctgtctccttagTCATCTTCATCATGTCTTTCTTGCTGCCTCGGGCCAGTACCTGA
- the si:ch211-63p21.1 gene encoding uncharacterized protein si:ch211-63p21.1 isoform X4, producing MGASCGEVGVVCLCGTGPCPLSSEARTSTPDALKCEHCVNNRVMITRYSEGYGTEEECVLSDPQGDSDADADIEDTDCRLHEPGSLQRISSRRRKRQRIARQDTTESEDDGGRSHRSHRWNLRLSPHRAHNRTILEESISQVRPLVICRPSVGDGLGPPVEEPRTFHKWLLSLWPSSLSLPVMLLLFLPLSVSLVIFIMSFLLPRAST from the exons atGGGGGCGAGTTGTGGAGAGGTCGGcgtagtgtgtttgtgtggtacTGGCCCCTGCCCACTGTCCTCTGAAGCACGTACATCAACGCCA GACGCACTGAAATGCGAACACTGTGTTAACAACCGAGTGATGATTACGAGGTACTCGGAGGGATACGGCACAGAG GAGGAGTGTGTTCTGTCGGACCCTCAGGGAGACAGCGACGCGGACGCTGACATCGAGGACACGGACTGCAG ACTGCACGAGCCGGGTTCTCTCCAGCGTATCAGCTCGCGGAGACGTAAGCGGCAGCGAATAGCACGACAGGACACCACGGAGAGTGAGGACGACGGCGGGAGGAGTCACAGAAGTCACCGCTGGAACCTCAGACTCAGTCCCCACCGGGCCCACAACAGAACCATTCTGGAG gAGAGTATATCACAGGTCAGACCTCTGGTTATCTGTCGGCCCAGTGTCGGAGACGGTCTGGGGCCTCCAGTGGAAGAGCCCAGAACTTTCCACAAATGGCTTCTGTCCCTGTGGCCCTCGTCCCTCTCGCTGCCCGTcatgctcctcctcttcctccccctgtctgtctccttagTCATCTTCATCATGTCTTTCTTGCTGCCTCGGGCCAGTACCTGA